The Syntrophomonadaceae bacterium genome contains the following window.
ATAAAATATTTGCCACGGATTGAACCCCCTGGCCACCTTCACCGGCAATAGTAATTTTTGCTCCCTTGGCCATGGTTAACCCTCCTTCTTTTCGCCAGGCACTTTCAATTCGCCCACTTTAAAGAACCTGGGCATTTCTTCTTCCACCATCCGCCATGTTTCCTTGGCGTTGGTAGCCCAGTTGGTTGGACACAAGGAAAGAGCCTCCACAAAGGAAAATCCTCTGCCTGCTATCTGGTTTTCCAGCGCTTTTTTGATGAAGCGCTTTAACTGCCGGACATCAGCTACCGTACCTCTTGCCACATAAGCGCCTTCCGAGGTAATGGCCGCCACCATTTCTGGTCCCTGGGCAGGATTTCCTGTAGCTTCAACATCCCTTCCGTAAGGAGATGTCTCGGTCTTTTGGCCCGGGAGAGTAGTTGGAGCCATTTGGCCGCCGGTCATTGCGTATTGAATATTATTGACCAGGATTACAGTTACCCTGTCATTTCGCATCGCTGTATTCACCAAGTGCTGGGAGCCGATTGCGTAGCCGCCGCCATCTCCCATGTAGGCAATGGTGATGACCTCGGGTTTGGCTCTCTTGATCCCGACCATTATTGGAACGGTACGCCCATGGTGAGTCTGAACGGAATCGAGGTTAAAAAGATCCCACGCCAGCAAAGAGCATCCAATATCACATCCGAGCATTGCCTTTTCCTGGATGCCAAGTTCCGTAATCGCCTCTCCCAGCGCCTTGAGCACCAGGGGATGCCCGCACCCAGGGCAGAATTTATGGGGTTTGGTTTCCGTTCTCCATACCGCTGGCATTTGGGGTTGAACAGACATTTGGGAACCTCCTTTCCTGCTAAAAAAGCTTTTTCGCCTCAGCCACTATTTCTTCAACAGTAATGCCTTCACCCGGCTTAAGGTAGGACAAGATCGGTGTCGTACATCCATAAATACCATCTGTCACCAGCTTTTTGAACTGGCCGTAAGAAGATTCAATCAGCAGAACA
Protein-coding sequences here:
- a CDS encoding 2-oxoglutarate synthase; translation: MSVQPQMPAVWRTETKPHKFCPGCGHPLVLKALGEAITELGIQEKAMLGCDIGCSLLAWDLFNLDSVQTHHGRTVPIMVGIKRAKPEVITIAYMGDGGGYAIGSQHLVNTAMRNDRVTVILVNNIQYAMTGGQMAPTTLPGQKTETSPYGRDVEATGNPAQGPEMVAAITSEGAYVARGTVADVRQLKRFIKKALENQIAGRGFSFVEALSLCPTNWATNAKETWRMVEEEMPRFFKVGELKVPGEKKEG